A portion of the Deltaproteobacteria bacterium genome contains these proteins:
- a CDS encoding 4Fe-4S binding protein, with amino-acid sequence MEDQLLVIRARITELDRGRAISPVVAVVDRDKCIACGICQEICPTGAISIDEIARIDPMKCMGCGECVAQCPEEAIYLQKA; translated from the coding sequence ATGGAAGATCAACTCCTGGTCATAAGAGCGCGCATCACCGAGTTGGATAGAGGTCGCGCCATTTCCCCGGTCGTCGCAGTTGTGGACCGAGACAAGTGTATTGCGTGCGGTATCTGTCAGGAAATCTGCCCAACCGGCGCTATCTCCATTGATGAGATTGCCCGGATTGATCCCATGAAGTGTATGGGCTGTGGCGAATGCGTCGCCCAGTGTCCAGAGGAGGCAATCTACTTGCAAAAAGCATAA